In Desulfoferula mesophila, the genomic window TTGCGGGCCAGGGTGGACTGATTCACCCCCAAGCGGCTGGCCGCCTTGCGCTGGCTGCCGAAGTTATCGAGGGCCTGGGCGATGAGCCGCCGCTCCACCTCGGCCACGGCCGAGGACAGGCACCAGCCCTCCTCACCTTGGGGGCGGCTTTCAGGCGGGGCCTGCACCGGAGCGGGCAGGTCCGGCACGTCGATGCGCTCGCCCGGGGTGAGCACCACCAGGCGCTCCAGGATGTTGGACAACTCGCGCACGTTGCCGGGAAAATGGTAGTTGCAAAGGCAGTCCACCGCCGCCGGGGTGAGCACCTTGTTGGTGCGGCACTTGCGGTTGAACTCGCCCAGGAAAAAGCGGATCAACGAGGGGATGTCCTCCACCCTTTGGCGGAGGGGGGGAATGGTGATGGGCACCACGTTGAGCCTAAAGAACAGGTCTCCCCGGAAGGTGCCCTGCTCCACCATGGCCTCCAAATCGCGGTGGGTGGCGGCCACCACCTGGGTCTCGATGCGCCGGGCCTGGGTGCCGCCCACCCGCACCAGCTCGCCCTCCTCCAAAAAGCGCAGCACCTTTACCTGCACGTTCAGGGGCAGTTCGCCCACCTCGTCCAAAAGCAGGGTGCCGCCCTCGGCCAACTCGAACAGGCCCGGCTTACCCTTGGAGCGGGCCCCGGTGAAGGCTCCTTGCTCATGACCGAACAGCTCGCTCTCGATCAGGGCTTCGGGTATGGCCCCGCAGTCCACCCGGATGAAATCGCCATCCTTGGTGCGCGAGGCCTTATGGATCACGCGGGCGAACATGCCCTTGCCCACCCCGGACTCGCCCCGGATTAGCACCGTGGAATCCACCTCGGCCACCTTCACCGCGGTGGAAAGCACCCGCTGCATGGCCTCGGAGCGGATCACCACCTGACGCAGGAAATCCCGCTCGTGGTACAGGGACTCGATCTGGGAGCGGTAGGCCGAGTTGAGGGCCTTGGTCTCCTCCAGCTCGCGCTGCAGGCGGTTTAGCTCGGTGATGTCGCGCTCGTTGACCACCACCATGCTCAACCTGCCGTCCGGCTCCATCACCGGGTTGCCCGTGACCAGGATTTCCTTGCCGTGGGGAAGCCGCTGGGTCATGGTTACCGGCTCGCGGCGCTTGAGCACCTCGAGGCTTACCGAACGATCCACCACGCCGGAGGCCACCACCTCCTGCATGGACTTGCCCACCACCTCCTCGGCCTTGATGCGGTTGATGCGCTGGGAGGCCTGGTTCACCCGGATCACCTTGCCTTCGGCGTCGCAGATCCACAGGCCGTCGAAGGAGGACTCGATGATGGCGTTGGGCAGGCGCACCAGCCGTTTGTAGCAATCCAGTTCGGTGACCAGCTTTTCATAGTCGCTGATGTCTTGCAGGGTGCAGACCACCCCCACCACCTGGTCCTCTTGCATGATGGGGCGGCGGTTGGCCACGATGGTGTTGCCCGAAATTTCCAGCTTGTGGCCGATCTGGGGCTCGCCGGTTTGCAGCACCCGGCGCAGCTCAGGCCAGTTGTCCGGCAGCACCTCGGCCGCCGCGCGCCCCAACATCGTGTCGGGCTCCCGGCCCAGAAGCTCCCCGGCCGCCTGGTTGTAGACCTCTATCACCCCCTGGGCGTCCAGAACCACCAACCCGGTGGCCGCGGCGTCCAAGACCCGCTCCAAGCGCATTTCAGGGGATTTATCAGGCATCCTTAAGGCTCCGGCTCCCGCTTGCCGCCTCGGGGGACATCCCCGGAGTGTTTAGGCAAGGCGGCCATTTCCGCTTACCATACAACAACCTGCCGCCATGTCCAGGCATCTCTGGTAAAGGCTGGAGCGAACTTCGCGCGCCGATGGCGACCCGCAACGGCGCGCCTCGACGGCTCATGGCCCAAAAAAGCCGGGACGGAAGAGGTGTCTCCCGTCCCGGCTGTATTATGCCTTGGCTACTGGTGAGAGCGTCTAGGCCCAGGGGTCCATCAGGGCGATGGTCTCCTCGCGGCCCGGGCCCACCGAGACGATGGCCAGGGGCGCGCCCACGAACTCGGACAGGCGCTCCAAATAGGCGCGGCAGTTGGTGGGCAGTTCATCCCAGGCGCGGCAGCCGGTGATGTCCTCGCTCCAGCCGGGAAGCTCCTCGTACACCGGGGTGCAGCCGCCCAGTTGCTTCAAGGAGGCCGGCACCCGCTGGATCTCCTGGCCCTCGGCGGTACGATAGCCCACGCAGAACTTGATGGTGTCCAGACCGGTGAGCACGTCCAGCTTGGTAACGCACAGGCCGGTAATTCCCGACAGGCGCACCGAATGGCGCACCACCACTCCGTCGAGCCAGCCGCAGCGGCGGGGGCGGCCGGTGGTGGCGCCGTACTCGTCGCCCGTTTTCTGGAGCCATTGGCCGGTATCGTCGGTGAGCTCGGTGAGGAAAGGACCGCCGCCCACCCGGGTGGTGTAGGCCTTGACCACGCCCCACACCTGGTTCAGGCGGGTGACTCCCACCCCGGCCCCGGTGCAGGCCGAACCGGCCACCGGGTTGGAGGAGGTCACATAGGGGTAGGTGCCGTGGTCGATGTCCAGGTGGGTGCCCTGGGCCCCTTCCATGAGCACGTTGCCGCCGGAGGTCAGCACGTCGTTTAGCTCCACGGCCACGTCGCCGATGAACGGCGCCAAGCGCCGTCCGAACTCCAGGTATTGCGCGATGATGGGCTCGGCGGGCAGGCCGGCGCTGTTCAGGTAGCCGGTGAGCACGTAGTTCTTGGCCGCGCAGTTCTCCTCCACCTTGGCCGCCAGGGTGTCCGTCTCCAGGAGGTCGATCATGCGCACCCCCACCCGGGAAACCTTGTCCTCGTAGCAGGGGCCGATGCCCCGGCCGGTGGTGCCGATGGCCTCTTTGCCCTTGGCCTTTTCCCGGGCCATGTCCAGGGCCTGGTGATAGGGCATGATGACTTGGGCCCGCTCGCTGATGCGCAGCTTTTGCGGGCCCACCTTGACGCCGCGGGCTTCCAGGCGCTCCATCTCGCTGAGCAGCACCTCCGGGTCCACCACCACGCCGTTGCCTATGTAGCAGGTCTTGTCCTCGTGCAGGACCCCGGAGGGGATCAGGTGAAAGATGAACTTGTCGCCATCCACCACCAGGGTATGGCCGGCGTTGTTGCCGCCCTGGAACCGCGCTACGGCCTGGGCGCCCTCCGCCAACAAGTCCACAAGCTTGCCCTTGCCTTCATCACCCCATTGGGTGCCTATAACCACCAGACAGGCCACTTTAAGCCTCCGGAAAGATTTTAGATAATTGGTGTCAAGCCATCGAGTAACGTACTAGAGGCGAGGCTGGCTGTCAACGAGACAAAGCCCAAATTGCCGCCCGGCTATTCCCATGCTATAATCGCCGACCTAACGCGGGAGTAGCTCAGCCCGGCTAGAGCGTCAGCCTTCCAAGCTGAGGGTCGCGGGTTCGAATCCCGTCTCCCGCTCCAAACAATACCAAGGGGTTAGCCAATCTGGCTAACCCCTATTTTTTTGCCGAATGACCAAAAAGTGACTTTAGGGCTCAAATTCAGCTCTCTCCAGCAAGTGTAAACCTCCCCCGATTAGTGCCAGTCAACAGTAGAAACTTCGGGTGAATTTATAGCGAGGTATTCGGCTGGTGTCAGGTTGCCGAGGGACTCATGAGGGCGTTCCTCGTTGTACTCCTTGAGCCAGCGATCCGTGATTTCCCGCACCTCGCTTAGACGGGAAAATATGTAAAGGTCCAGCACCTCTTCCCGATAGGTCCGGTTGAAGCGTTCAATGTATGAATTCTGGGTGGGCTTGCCGGGCTGAGTGAAACCCAAATCGATACTATGCTCCTCGGCCCATTGGGCCATAGCTACACTGACCAGCTCCGGGCCGTTGTCCAGCCTCAGCCTGGACGGGTAGCCCCGCCAGGCAGCGATACGCTCCAGCACTCGGATTATCCTTTGGGCGGGGAGATTGACGTCCACCTCTATGGCCAGGGCCTCTCGATTGAAATCATCCACCACATTAAAGGTCCTGAATCGCTGGCCGCCATACAGGGCATCGCTCATGAAGTCCACCGACCAGCAGATATTGGCCAGATCCGGCACTGCAAGCGGCTGGGGATCACGAGTAGGCAGGCGCTTCTTACCCTTCCTGCGAAGGTTTAGCTTCAGGGCGCAGTACACTCGGTACACCCGCTTGTGATTCCAGCCATGTCCATCCCGCCGAATTACTTGAAACAGTTTGGCAAAGCCGTATCTGGGATATTTGTCTGCCAGCGAAGTCAGCGCCTCGATGATCGGACCATCGTCGCGGGGCTTGGGTCGGTAGGCATAAACCGACCGGCTCAGCCTCAGGGCGCGGCAGGCCCGGCGAATGCTCAGACCGTGCTCTTTGCACATGAACTTAGCCAGATCGCGCCGACCCGCTGGCCTTATATTTTTCTTTCGATGACGTCCTTCAGAGCCCGATTCTCAAGGCTCAAGTCGGCGTACATCTGCTTTAGACGCCTGTTTTCTTCTTCAAGCTCCTTGAGCCGGACGATGTCCGAGGCCTCCATGCCCCCGTACTTGGACTTCCATTTGTAGTAGGTGGCGCTGCTGACACCGTATTCCCGGCAGACCTCCTTGGCGGTCCTGCCCCCTTCCACCTCTTTCAGAATTTTGACGATCTGAGTTTCGCTGAATCTGGTCCTGCGCATCGTGAAGAGTCCTCCTTGCAGACCTCAGTCTGCCAGAAGTCTCTACCTCAAACTGGCCCTATTTTAAGGGAGGGTTACACCCCGACTGCGGAGATGATAAGGTGAGGCGTCCCCTGGCCAGGAGTTGTGGACTTGCTTTCCAAACTATCCAAGATGACGCCCCTCAAACAAACGCTCATTCGTCTTCTGGCCCGGCCCAGCGCGGTGGTCGCCGCCCTGCTCCCCAGCCGCCGCTCCATCCGCGTAATGCGCCGGCTCAACCGCATCATCTTGTCCGCGCCCCAGCTTCTGGCCATAGCCCAAAAGATCGAGGAGCAAGCGCCTTGCCGGGTGCTGATCTTCGGCGTGGGCCATGACAGCTTGTTTTGGCACCGGCTCAACCGCAACGGCCGCACGGTGTTCCTGGAAGACGACGAGGGCTGGCTGAGGAAAGTAACGGCCAAGGTGAAAAACCTGCAGGCCTACGCGGTGGGCTACGACACCGAGCAAAAAGATTGGCAACGATATCTGGGCAATCCCGCCCTGCTGGTCATGGACCTGCCCTTGCCGGTCACGGAGCGGCCATGGGATCTGATCTTGGTGGACGGGCCGGCGGGATGGTGCGACAACGCCCCCGGCCGCATGAAAAGCATCTACCTGGCCCACCAGCTGGTTAAACCGGGCGGCGACGTGTTCGTCCACGACTGCGAGCGTGAAGTGGAGGAGGCGTTCTGCGAGCGGTTCCTGGGCCGGGAAAACCTGATAAGGGAAATAGCCGCGCCGCAAGGCTTGCTGCGCCACTACCGCATACTCTCCCCCGGCCCCAAACGTCCCCCAACAAATTAGTAAGCTTTGCCTTCCTCCTGGCCGTCGATTCAGCCCAAAGTTCCTCGCCCGCCCCAATGCGGGCTTGTGTCCCATGTCTGGAAGGGATAAATTTTAAACGCCCGCCCTATGTTCCTGCCCGAGCGGCCCATGAAAAACCCGGTATCCGAAAGGCACCACCATGAAACTAAAACCAGTCGCCTGGTTACTTTTGCTCTTGGGAACGGCGGTCCTGCTGCCCGCCGCATCCTAATTCCTGCACCGATTTCATCCTCAAAGCGGCTGACGGCACCGTGGTGGACGGCCGTTCCCTGGAGTGGGCGATACCCACCAAGTCTCGGATCATCGTGCACCCGCGCGGCCACAAATACGTCAGCCAGGCTCCGGGCGGAAAATCCGGACTGGCCTGGACCGGCAAATACGCCTTCGTCAACGTGAACATGTACGACGTGGACGTGGTGGTGGACGGCATGAACGAAAAGGGCCTGTCCGTGGGAGCCCTGTTCCTGCCCACCTCCCAGTTCCCCCAGCTTAAACCGGAGGAGGCCTCCCGCTCCTTGTTCGTGTTGCAATTCGGCCACTGGCTCTTGAGCAACTTCAGCACCGTGGCCGAGGTGAAAAAGGCCTTGCCCTCGGTGATAGTCTGGAGCGAGTTCCTTCCCAGCATGGGCATGCAGTTCACCGCCCACACCGCCGTGCACGACGCCCAGGGCAACAGCATCGTCATCGAGTTCCTGAACCATCAGTGCCAGGTGCACGACAACCCCACCGGGGTGATGACCAACGCCCCGGACTTCGGCTGGCAGCTGTCCAACCTGAGCAACTACCTGAATCTGTCGCCCTACAACGCGGCGCCTGTCGATTATTGGGGCCTGAAGGTGAGCCCCACCGGCCAAGGCAGCGGCATGCTGGGCCTGCCCGGCGACGTCACCCCGCCCTCGCGCTTTGTCCGGGCGGTGCTGATGACCCAGTTCTCCCTGAAGCCCGCCGACGCCTCCCAGGCGGTGAACCTGGCCAACCACATCCTCATGTCCCTGGACATCCCCAAGGGCTTAAGCCGGGAAAAGTCGGAAAAACAGACCCTGTACGACCGCACCATGTGGGTGGTGATCAAGGACCTGAAGCGCCGGGTGTATTACTACCGCTCCTATGACAACCAGGTGCTCAGGGCGGTGCATCTGGGCAAGCTAGACCTGAAGCCGGGAGCCAAGGTCGTGTCCATGCCCCTGGAGACCCCGCCCGCCGCCATCGCCGACACCAGCGATATGCTGCGCTGACCCTCGACATGATTCGGCCCCGGCCCGGCCTCCCCCGGGGAGCGCCGGCCGGGGCCGTTTGCGTCCGTTGGCAAACGCCGGTCTAGTCGCCTTGGCCTACCAGGGTGCGCAGAATATCTTCCTTACCCACCACGCCCACCAGTTTGCCCTCGTCCAGAACCGGCAGGGTGTGAAAGCCCTTTTCCACCATCAGGGAGGCTATCTCCTCGATGGGGGTATCCGGTCCCACGGTGACCGGATCGGGGGTCATGGCCTGCTCCACGCTGGTGGCCGCTATCTTTTGCACCTCGCGCTCGATCTTTTTGAGCGAGGTCAGGGGAATGAAGGAATCCAGCAGGGTGAAATAGGAAGGCACCGGCAGGGCCTCCTGTTGGGAGATCAGGTCGCTCTGGCACAGGATGCCTTTCAGGCGGCCGGCCTTGTCCACCACGGGCAGGGCGTTGAAGCCCTTTTGCAAAAGCAGCTTGGCCGCCTTGGTCACCTCGGTATCCGGGGTGAGAGTGAGCACCTCGCGAGTCATGATGTCTTTGGCCTTGATCATTTCACCTAGTCCC contains:
- a CDS encoding sigma 54-interacting transcriptional regulator, encoding MPDKSPEMRLERVLDAAATGLVVLDAQGVIEVYNQAAGELLGREPDTMLGRAAAEVLPDNWPELRRVLQTGEPQIGHKLEISGNTIVANRRPIMQEDQVVGVVCTLQDISDYEKLVTELDCYKRLVRLPNAIIESSFDGLWICDAEGKVIRVNQASQRINRIKAEEVVGKSMQEVVASGVVDRSVSLEVLKRREPVTMTQRLPHGKEILVTGNPVMEPDGRLSMVVVNERDITELNRLQRELEETKALNSAYRSQIESLYHERDFLRQVVIRSEAMQRVLSTAVKVAEVDSTVLIRGESGVGKGMFARVIHKASRTKDGDFIRVDCGAIPEALIESELFGHEQGAFTGARSKGKPGLFELAEGGTLLLDEVGELPLNVQVKVLRFLEEGELVRVGGTQARRIETQVVAATHRDLEAMVEQGTFRGDLFFRLNVVPITIPPLRQRVEDIPSLIRFFLGEFNRKCRTNKVLTPAAVDCLCNYHFPGNVRELSNILERLVVLTPGERIDVPDLPAPVQAPPESRPQGEEGWCLSSAVAEVERRLIAQALDNFGSQRKAASRLGVNQSTLARKAKRYGIKSMQ
- a CDS encoding adenylosuccinate synthase, which gives rise to MACLVVIGTQWGDEGKGKLVDLLAEGAQAVARFQGGNNAGHTLVVDGDKFIFHLIPSGVLHEDKTCYIGNGVVVDPEVLLSEMERLEARGVKVGPQKLRISERAQVIMPYHQALDMAREKAKGKEAIGTTGRGIGPCYEDKVSRVGVRMIDLLETDTLAAKVEENCAAKNYVLTGYLNSAGLPAEPIIAQYLEFGRRLAPFIGDVAVELNDVLTSGGNVLMEGAQGTHLDIDHGTYPYVTSSNPVAGSACTGAGVGVTRLNQVWGVVKAYTTRVGGGPFLTELTDDTGQWLQKTGDEYGATTGRPRRCGWLDGVVVRHSVRLSGITGLCVTKLDVLTGLDTIKFCVGYRTAEGQEIQRVPASLKQLGGCTPVYEELPGWSEDITGCRAWDELPTNCRAYLERLSEFVGAPLAIVSVGPGREETIALMDPWA
- a CDS encoding IS3 family transposase (programmed frameshift), coding for MRRTRFSETQIVKILKEVEGGRTAKEVCREYGVSSATYYKWKSKYGGMEASDIVRLKELEEENRRLKQMYADLSLENRALKDVIGKKNIRPAGRRDLAKFMCKEHGLSIRRACRALRLSRSVYAYRPKPRDDGPIIEALTSLADKYPRYGFAKLFQVIRRDGHGWNHKRVYRVYCALKLNLRRKGKKRLPTRDPQPLAVPDLANICWSVDFMSDALYGGQRFRTFNVVDDFNREALAIEVDVNLPAQRIIRVLERIAAWRGYPSRLRLDNGPELVSVAMAQWAEEHSIDLGFTQPGKPTQNSYIERFNRTYREEVLDLYIFSRLSEVREITDRWLKEYNEERPHESLGNLTPAEYLAINSPEVSTVDWH
- a CDS encoding choloylglycine hydrolase family protein is translated as MLKAADGTVVDGRSLEWAIPTKSRIIVHPRGHKYVSQAPGGKSGLAWTGKYAFVNVNMYDVDVVVDGMNEKGLSVGALFLPTSQFPQLKPEEASRSLFVLQFGHWLLSNFSTVAEVKKALPSVIVWSEFLPSMGMQFTAHTAVHDAQGNSIVIEFLNHQCQVHDNPTGVMTNAPDFGWQLSNLSNYLNLSPYNAAPVDYWGLKVSPTGQGSGMLGLPGDVTPPSRFVRAVLMTQFSLKPADASQAVNLANHILMSLDIPKGLSREKSEKQTLYDRTMWVVIKDLKRRVYYYRSYDNQVLRAVHLGKLDLKPGAKVVSMPLETPPAAIADTSDMLR
- a CDS encoding CBS domain-containing protein → MIKAKDIMTREVLTLTPDTEVTKAAKLLLQKGFNALPVVDKAGRLKGILCQSDLISQQEALPVPSYFTLLDSFIPLTSLKKIEREVQKIAATSVEQAMTPDPVTVGPDTPIEEIASLMVEKGFHTLPVLDEGKLVGVVGKEDILRTLVGQGD